In Eubalaena glacialis isolate mEubGla1 chromosome 3, mEubGla1.1.hap2.+ XY, whole genome shotgun sequence, the following are encoded in one genomic region:
- the HES4 gene encoding transcription factor HES-4 isoform X1 — protein MPADTPGKLRASPRAGAPAGARRTPDQPRSAAEHRKVGTRPDAVGRSGGERVADARGTQPLPAPQSSKPVMEKRRRARINESLAQLQSLLLDALRKEVSRGWEGEIGEPGIRALLGCQPPTPAPPPELPPLEAGEGGHPGADREAPAEPAARAGDSRPPRRPGSPGQVPRRLPRVSGRGESLPGRLRGRPGRRAVPPARPSGDLPGPAGALAPPASTGPRRRSSGARGLRGPPAAAGLRRPLPLAALRGGLGAALPAGPDGGAPRRPRGRGSGPGRTLEAVAAVRSRPQNPLRLCQKIFISRDRVGSFVLPSS, from the exons ATGCCTGCCGACACCCCGGGGAAGCTGAGGGCCTCGCCGCGGGCGGGAGCGCCGGCCGGTGCCCGCCGGACCCCGGACCAGCCCCGGAGCGCGGCCGAGCACCGGAAGGTGGGGACCCGGCCGGACGCGGTTGGCAGGAGCGGGGGGGAGAGGGTAGCTGACGCCCGCGGGACTCAGCCGCTGCCGGCCCCGCAGTCCTCCAAGCCCGTCATGGAGAAGCGGCGCCGAGCGCGCATCAACGAGAGCCTCGCTCAGCTCCAGAGCCTCCTCCTGGACGCCCTCAGGAAAGAGGTGAGTCGGGGGTGGGAGGGCGAGATCGGGGAGCCTGGAATCCGGGCGCTCCTGGGCTGCCAGCCGCCCACACCGGCCCCGCCCCCAGAGCTCCCGCCGCTCGAAGCTGGAGAAGGCGGACATCCTGGAGCTGACCGTGAAGCACCTGCAGAGCCTGCGGCGCGTGCAGGTGACAG CCGCCCTCCGCGCCGACCCGGCAGTCCTGGGCAAGTACCGCGCCGGCTTCCACGAGTGTCTGGCCGAGGTGAATCGCTTCCTGGCCGGCTGCGAGGGCGTCCCGGCCGACGTGCGGTCCCGCCTGCTCGGCCATCTGGCGACCTGCCTGGCCCGGCTGGGGCCCTCGCGCCGCCCGCTTCCACCGGCCCCCGCCGCCGAAGTTCTGGCGCCCGCGGTCTACGCgggccgcccgccgccgccggccTTCGACGGCCCCTGCCCCTTGCCGCGCTCCGGGGCGGTCTTGGCGCCGCCCTTCCTGCCGGGCCGGACGGGGGCGCCCCTCGCCGCCCCCGGGGCCGCGGCTCAGGGCCGGGGCGCACCCTGGAGGCCGTGGCTGCGGTGAGGTCGCGGCCCCAGAACCCGCTGAGACTGtgccagaaaatatttatttccagagACCGCGTCGGGAGTTTTGTTTTGCCGTCTTCGTGA
- the HES4 gene encoding transcription factor HES-4 isoform X5 has protein sequence MPADTPGKLRASPRAGAPAGARRTPDQPRSAAEHRKSSKPVMEKRRRARINESLAQLQSLLLDALRKESSRRSKLEKADILELTVKHLQSLRRVQVTAALRADPAVLGKYRAGFHECLAEVNRFLAGCEGVPADVRSRLLGHLATCLARLGPSRRPLPPAPAAEVLAPAVYAGRPPPPAFDGPCPLPRSGAVLAPPFLPGRTGAPLAAPGAAAQGRGAPWRPWLR, from the exons ATGCCTGCCGACACCCCGGGGAAGCTGAGGGCCTCGCCGCGGGCGGGAGCGCCGGCCGGTGCCCGCCGGACCCCGGACCAGCCCCGGAGCGCGGCCGAGCACCGGAAG TCCTCCAAGCCCGTCATGGAGAAGCGGCGCCGAGCGCGCATCAACGAGAGCCTCGCTCAGCTCCAGAGCCTCCTCCTGGACGCCCTCAGGAAAGAG AGCTCCCGCCGCTCGAAGCTGGAGAAGGCGGACATCCTGGAGCTGACCGTGAAGCACCTGCAGAGCCTGCGGCGCGTGCAGGTGACAG CCGCCCTCCGCGCCGACCCGGCAGTCCTGGGCAAGTACCGCGCCGGCTTCCACGAGTGTCTGGCCGAGGTGAATCGCTTCCTGGCCGGCTGCGAGGGCGTCCCGGCCGACGTGCGGTCCCGCCTGCTCGGCCATCTGGCGACCTGCCTGGCCCGGCTGGGGCCCTCGCGCCGCCCGCTTCCACCGGCCCCCGCCGCCGAAGTTCTGGCGCCCGCGGTCTACGCgggccgcccgccgccgccggccTTCGACGGCCCCTGCCCCTTGCCGCGCTCCGGGGCGGTCTTGGCGCCGCCCTTCCTGCCGGGCCGGACGGGGGCGCCCCTCGCCGCCCCCGGGGCCGCGGCTCAGGGCCGGGGCGCACCCTGGAGGCCGTGGCTGCGGTGA
- the HES4 gene encoding transcription factor HES-4 isoform X3, giving the protein MPADTPGKLRASPRAGAPAGARRTPDQPRSAAEHRKSSKPVMEKRRRARINESLAQLQSLLLDALRKEVSRGWEGEIGEPGIRALLGCQPPTPAPPPELPPLEAGEGGHPGADREAPAEPAARAGDSRPPRRPGSPGQVPRRLPRVSGRGESLPGRLRGRPGRRAVPPARPSGDLPGPAGALAPPASTGPRRRSSGARGLRGPPAAAGLRRPLPLAALRGGLGAALPAGPDGGAPRRPRGRGSGPGRTLEAVAAVRSRPQNPLRLCQKIFISRDRVGSFVLPSS; this is encoded by the exons ATGCCTGCCGACACCCCGGGGAAGCTGAGGGCCTCGCCGCGGGCGGGAGCGCCGGCCGGTGCCCGCCGGACCCCGGACCAGCCCCGGAGCGCGGCCGAGCACCGGAAG TCCTCCAAGCCCGTCATGGAGAAGCGGCGCCGAGCGCGCATCAACGAGAGCCTCGCTCAGCTCCAGAGCCTCCTCCTGGACGCCCTCAGGAAAGAGGTGAGTCGGGGGTGGGAGGGCGAGATCGGGGAGCCTGGAATCCGGGCGCTCCTGGGCTGCCAGCCGCCCACACCGGCCCCGCCCCCAGAGCTCCCGCCGCTCGAAGCTGGAGAAGGCGGACATCCTGGAGCTGACCGTGAAGCACCTGCAGAGCCTGCGGCGCGTGCAGGTGACAG CCGCCCTCCGCGCCGACCCGGCAGTCCTGGGCAAGTACCGCGCCGGCTTCCACGAGTGTCTGGCCGAGGTGAATCGCTTCCTGGCCGGCTGCGAGGGCGTCCCGGCCGACGTGCGGTCCCGCCTGCTCGGCCATCTGGCGACCTGCCTGGCCCGGCTGGGGCCCTCGCGCCGCCCGCTTCCACCGGCCCCCGCCGCCGAAGTTCTGGCGCCCGCGGTCTACGCgggccgcccgccgccgccggccTTCGACGGCCCCTGCCCCTTGCCGCGCTCCGGGGCGGTCTTGGCGCCGCCCTTCCTGCCGGGCCGGACGGGGGCGCCCCTCGCCGCCCCCGGGGCCGCGGCTCAGGGCCGGGGCGCACCCTGGAGGCCGTGGCTGCGGTGAGGTCGCGGCCCCAGAACCCGCTGAGACTGtgccagaaaatatttatttccagagACCGCGTCGGGAGTTTTGTTTTGCCGTCTTCGTGA
- the HES4 gene encoding transcription factor HES-4 isoform X2, whose translation MQVLQPAGVRFAGRAEARGPGWVRGEQRRAGRGSPAPRGRLTRSPSRIFLSDFPRPPLALKSSKPVMEKRRRARINESLAQLQSLLLDALRKEVSRGWEGEIGEPGIRALLGCQPPTPAPPPELPPLEAGEGGHPGADREAPAEPAARAGDSRPPRRPGSPGQVPRRLPRVSGRGESLPGRLRGRPGRRAVPPARPSGDLPGPAGALAPPASTGPRRRSSGARGLRGPPAAAGLRRPLPLAALRGGLGAALPAGPDGGAPRRPRGRGSGPGRTLEAVAAVRSRPQNPLRLCQKIFISRDRVGSFVLPSS comes from the exons ATGCAGGTGCTGCAGCCGGCGGGGGTCAGATTCGCAGGCCGCGCGGAGGCCCGAGGACCCGGCTGGGTCCGCGGAGAGCAGAGGCGCGCGGGCCGAGGCTCGCCGGCTCCTCGGGGGCGCCTCACCCGGTCCCCCTCGCGAATTTTCCTTTCAGATTTCCCGCGGCCCCCGCTCGCCCTGAAG TCCTCCAAGCCCGTCATGGAGAAGCGGCGCCGAGCGCGCATCAACGAGAGCCTCGCTCAGCTCCAGAGCCTCCTCCTGGACGCCCTCAGGAAAGAGGTGAGTCGGGGGTGGGAGGGCGAGATCGGGGAGCCTGGAATCCGGGCGCTCCTGGGCTGCCAGCCGCCCACACCGGCCCCGCCCCCAGAGCTCCCGCCGCTCGAAGCTGGAGAAGGCGGACATCCTGGAGCTGACCGTGAAGCACCTGCAGAGCCTGCGGCGCGTGCAGGTGACAG CCGCCCTCCGCGCCGACCCGGCAGTCCTGGGCAAGTACCGCGCCGGCTTCCACGAGTGTCTGGCCGAGGTGAATCGCTTCCTGGCCGGCTGCGAGGGCGTCCCGGCCGACGTGCGGTCCCGCCTGCTCGGCCATCTGGCGACCTGCCTGGCCCGGCTGGGGCCCTCGCGCCGCCCGCTTCCACCGGCCCCCGCCGCCGAAGTTCTGGCGCCCGCGGTCTACGCgggccgcccgccgccgccggccTTCGACGGCCCCTGCCCCTTGCCGCGCTCCGGGGCGGTCTTGGCGCCGCCCTTCCTGCCGGGCCGGACGGGGGCGCCCCTCGCCGCCCCCGGGGCCGCGGCTCAGGGCCGGGGCGCACCCTGGAGGCCGTGGCTGCGGTGAGGTCGCGGCCCCAGAACCCGCTGAGACTGtgccagaaaatatttatttccagagACCGCGTCGGGAGTTTTGTTTTGCCGTCTTCGTGA
- the HES4 gene encoding transcription factor HES-4 isoform X4, whose amino-acid sequence MPADTPGKLRASPRAGAPAGARRTPDQPRSAAEHRKVGTRPDAVGRSGGERVADARGTQPLPAPQSSKPVMEKRRRARINESLAQLQSLLLDALRKESSRRSKLEKADILELTVKHLQSLRRVQVTAALRADPAVLGKYRAGFHECLAEVNRFLAGCEGVPADVRSRLLGHLATCLARLGPSRRPLPPAPAAEVLAPAVYAGRPPPPAFDGPCPLPRSGAVLAPPFLPGRTGAPLAAPGAAAQGRGAPWRPWLR is encoded by the exons ATGCCTGCCGACACCCCGGGGAAGCTGAGGGCCTCGCCGCGGGCGGGAGCGCCGGCCGGTGCCCGCCGGACCCCGGACCAGCCCCGGAGCGCGGCCGAGCACCGGAAGGTGGGGACCCGGCCGGACGCGGTTGGCAGGAGCGGGGGGGAGAGGGTAGCTGACGCCCGCGGGACTCAGCCGCTGCCGGCCCCGCAGTCCTCCAAGCCCGTCATGGAGAAGCGGCGCCGAGCGCGCATCAACGAGAGCCTCGCTCAGCTCCAGAGCCTCCTCCTGGACGCCCTCAGGAAAGAG AGCTCCCGCCGCTCGAAGCTGGAGAAGGCGGACATCCTGGAGCTGACCGTGAAGCACCTGCAGAGCCTGCGGCGCGTGCAGGTGACAG CCGCCCTCCGCGCCGACCCGGCAGTCCTGGGCAAGTACCGCGCCGGCTTCCACGAGTGTCTGGCCGAGGTGAATCGCTTCCTGGCCGGCTGCGAGGGCGTCCCGGCCGACGTGCGGTCCCGCCTGCTCGGCCATCTGGCGACCTGCCTGGCCCGGCTGGGGCCCTCGCGCCGCCCGCTTCCACCGGCCCCCGCCGCCGAAGTTCTGGCGCCCGCGGTCTACGCgggccgcccgccgccgccggccTTCGACGGCCCCTGCCCCTTGCCGCGCTCCGGGGCGGTCTTGGCGCCGCCCTTCCTGCCGGGCCGGACGGGGGCGCCCCTCGCCGCCCCCGGGGCCGCGGCTCAGGGCCGGGGCGCACCCTGGAGGCCGTGGCTGCGGTGA